The genomic window TTCTTAGCCATAGCCACTGGGATCATGCGGGTGCTTTAGGCGACTTCCCGGAAGCAATAATTAGTGTGTCAGCCGATGAGATGGCGAATATAACTAAGCCCACCACAGGTGCTGGTGGCACCTGGGCATCTCAGGTGAGCGCCAAAGACATACGCTGGAATAGCATCGTATTTCAGGCCCGTCCGTATAAAGGATACGAAAAAAGTCTGGACTTATATCAGGATGGCAGCATAGTGCTAGTACCTATGGCCGGGCATACGGCAGGCTCTATCGGCATGTTTGTCACACTCGACAGTGGCGTATGTTATTTTTTCATCGGGGACGTGGCGTGGACGGTCGATGCCTTGAAAGCGGGCGCGGCTAAATTTTGGGCGGCCGGCATGATCGTCGATCAGCATGCACATGAAACGCAAAAAAGCATACAGCGGGTCAGAACCGTGATGCAAGACTATCCAGCCACCGTGATCGTTCCGGCGCATGATAGTCAGGTGCAAAAGCTACTTGGGTATTTCCCGGACTGGATCAAATAGGGCTGACTTAGGTTTCAATGGGGCTGTGCCAATTTATGTCTGATTGGCACATTACGCCGTATCCAGCTCTGCATATCGAGCCAAATGCGCTGCACCTCGGCATCGGGCGGCATCATCACTGCGTTGGGCAACTCTATGGTGACTACCGGGATATTTTTGTGTAAGCCGCTGTAATTTCCCAGCGAACCTGGATAGACGCCAACCCGGTTATACCAGAGCCGACCGAAACTTTTAGGCGGCTTGGCTGGGCCATCCAGATCGAGCACACCAAACGGTGCATGCACCGAAATGATCACGTCCGGTCTATATTTTTCTATGGTGTCATACACCCAGAGGCTCTCAGGCTCGGATATTGGCATCTTGCCCGGATAGCGGCGCGGATCGCTGCGGGTCGTATTGGCCCAATATTTGGGCGCATCTTGCTGCCAGTTAGGCGTAGGAAAATTGCGATTCAAGTCCACCCCGCGGGCATTCACGCGCTTAGGCTTGGCCGCCAGCAGACCATCGGGATTGACGATCGGGGCGACCTTCCAT from Undibacterium parvum includes these protein-coding regions:
- a CDS encoding MBL fold metallo-hydrolase, with the protein product MQRPIMRIFISIILFSFSLFATAQESLTPAQSKPDIGFSIIKTGKISVLEGLLKPGGSFLHKIDTNFSAFLIKHHDDYLLFDTGLGSQIDAQYDQEMPYWQRPFFSYDKTIIPASEQLRAAAYPSIKHVILSHSHWDHAGALGDFPEAIISVSADEMANITKPTTGAGGTWASQVSAKDIRWNSIVFQARPYKGYEKSLDLYQDGSIVLVPMAGHTAGSIGMFVTLDSGVCYFFIGDVAWTVDALKAGAAKFWAAGMIVDQHAHETQKSIQRVRTVMQDYPATVIVPAHDSQVQKLLGYFPDWIK
- a CDS encoding M14 family zinc carboxypeptidase → MQWCEVSSKPIAVLQVAVLSISLTLPLQLFAVPVAALESKPVALTDWCATLVARLPKVSANECRATKLQASGSSSLNGFPILTKDVAADPGRKQALKVLLLGGIHGDEQTASSVVFKWLELQGKSNTQEFQWKVAPIVNPDGLLAAKPKRVNARGVDLNRNFPTPNWQQDAPKYWANTTRSDPRRYPGKMPISEPESLWVYDTIEKYRPDVIISVHAPFGVLDLDGPAKPPKSFGRLWYNRVGVYPGSLGNYSGLHKNIPVVTIELPNAVMMPPDAEVQRIWLDMQSWIRRNVPIRHKLAQPH